The proteins below come from a single Pontibaca methylaminivorans genomic window:
- a CDS encoding vWA domain-containing protein, translated as MKRTRTMTGFAPRLAVPAVALSLAFAGAAAAEDVVIVYDASGSMWGQIDGTSKVEIARNVMADLVEGWDEDTNLGLVAYGHRRQGDCDDIETLITPGPVDRDAFIATVNAIRPVGKTPLTASVRQAAELLSWRDSPATVVLISDGLETCNADPCALAADLARQGVDFTAHVVGFDLEDADHASLACIAESTGGLFVPAGNAEELQEALTRVTTAVETPAPEPEPEPEPEPEPDLPEVTLRGPGQVTTGAAFEFSWSATIHPRDYITIVPAGADEGKYTAYIRADKATTGSLVAPATPGLYELRYVQDNGGATLASAPVEVVEGEVSLTGPEQVTTGANFDFNWSGTIHPRDYITIVPAGSDEGKYTAYIRAEDNTKGSLVAPATPGLYELRYILAEGARTMASVPVEVVEAEVGISAPAVMRAGGEIDISWSASIHPRDYITIVPAGADEGTYTSYNRVENGTQTRLTAPAEPGLYEIRYVLAQGGRTMAMTPLEVVPANAPLDDGARLSAPEAAGAGETITVTWEGGGSGGDERIALARKEQPDFSWIAAFKAGAEGEKTVEITMPEEPGFYEIRFLDLTGPAVLGRTIIEVK; from the coding sequence ATGAAAAGGACCCGAACGATGACCGGATTTGCACCCAGACTGGCGGTCCCGGCCGTGGCGCTGAGCCTTGCATTCGCCGGCGCGGCCGCGGCCGAGGATGTGGTGATCGTCTATGATGCCTCGGGCTCCATGTGGGGGCAGATCGACGGCACCAGCAAGGTCGAGATCGCCCGCAACGTCATGGCCGATCTGGTCGAGGGCTGGGACGAGGATACCAACCTGGGCCTGGTCGCCTATGGCCACCGCCGCCAGGGCGACTGCGATGACATCGAGACCCTGATCACCCCCGGCCCCGTCGATCGCGACGCTTTCATCGCGACGGTGAATGCGATCCGCCCGGTCGGAAAGACGCCGCTCACCGCCTCGGTCCGGCAGGCGGCGGAGCTTCTGTCCTGGCGCGACAGCCCGGCGACCGTGGTGCTGATCTCGGACGGGCTTGAAACCTGCAACGCGGACCCTTGCGCGCTTGCCGCGGATCTGGCGCGGCAGGGGGTGGATTTCACCGCCCATGTGGTGGGTTTCGACCTTGAGGATGCGGACCATGCGAGCCTTGCCTGCATCGCCGAAAGCACCGGCGGCTTATTCGTGCCGGCCGGCAATGCCGAGGAACTGCAGGAGGCGCTGACCCGGGTGACGACCGCGGTCGAGACACCCGCGCCGGAGCCCGAACCTGAACCGGAACCCGAACCGGAACCCGACCTGCCCGAAGTCACCCTGCGCGGCCCCGGACAGGTCACGACCGGCGCGGCCTTCGAGTTCTCCTGGTCCGCCACCATCCACCCGCGTGATTACATCACCATCGTGCCAGCGGGCGCGGATGAGGGCAAATACACGGCCTACATCCGCGCGGACAAGGCGACCACGGGCAGCCTCGTCGCGCCTGCCACGCCCGGCCTTTATGAACTGCGCTATGTGCAGGACAACGGGGGCGCGACGCTTGCCAGCGCGCCCGTCGAGGTGGTCGAGGGCGAAGTGTCGCTGACCGGCCCCGAACAGGTGACGACCGGCGCAAACTTCGATTTCAACTGGTCCGGCACCATCCATCCGCGCGACTATATCACCATCGTTCCCGCCGGCTCGGATGAAGGCAAATACACCGCCTATATCCGCGCCGAGGACAACACCAAGGGCAGCCTTGTCGCGCCGGCCACGCCCGGCCTTTACGAGTTGCGCTATATCCTTGCCGAGGGCGCGCGCACCATGGCCAGTGTGCCCGTCGAGGTGGTCGAGGCGGAAGTCGGCATCAGCGCCCCCGCTGTCATGCGCGCCGGGGGCGAGATCGACATAAGCTGGTCCGCGAGCATTCACCCGCGCGACTATATCACCATCGTGCCGGCGGGTGCGGATGAAGGCACTTATACGTCGTATAACCGTGTGGAGAATGGCACGCAGACGCGGTTGACCGCCCCGGCCGAGCCCGGTCTTTACGAAATCCGCTATGTTCTGGCCCAGGGTGGCCGCACCATGGCGATGACCCCGCTCGAGGTCGTGCCGGCCAATGCGCCGCTCGACGACGGGGCAAGGCTCTCGGCGCCCGAGGCCGCCGGCGCGGGCGAGACGATCACCGTCACCTGGGAGGGCGGCGGCAGCGGCGGGGACGAGCGCATCGCGCTTGCCCGCAAGGAACAGCCGGATTTCAGTTGGATCGCGGCCTTCAAGGCCGGGGCAGAGGGCGAAAAGACCGTGGAAATCACCATGCCTGAAGAGCCCGGATTCTATGAAATCCGCTTTCTCGACCTTACCGGTCCGGCGGTGCTTGGCCGCACGATCATAGAGGTGAAATGA
- a CDS encoding SH3 domain-containing protein, whose translation MMRGILIATALMLAAPAMAEIDGHGPDAWRVTGVASDDTLNMRMGPGTDYLVIDRLPPDARGLRLVTCVPLLIQPYYSALTDAQRAALPQRWCLMQSADLAQAGWVAQRFLTEDGGEAVQRGADAGSTVAAPEATGDALIDGAQSLVQRLYTAFAAAQGQADNPFAPANAANYFFADLVPALSGHGADLLYDAQDFQGSVTRIIPDPEQPMFRGMISVQAEFTNFGLRKRAVFRLRADTDQPGAPLRILAVEHDEWSFPP comes from the coding sequence ATGATGCGCGGAATTCTGATCGCAACGGCGCTGATGCTGGCGGCCCCGGCCATGGCCGAGATCGACGGGCACGGGCCGGACGCCTGGCGGGTCACGGGGGTTGCATCGGACGATACCCTGAACATGCGCATGGGGCCCGGCACCGATTATCTGGTGATCGACCGGCTGCCGCCCGATGCGCGGGGCCTGCGGCTCGTGACCTGCGTGCCGCTGCTGATCCAGCCCTATTACAGCGCCCTGACCGACGCGCAGCGCGCCGCGCTTCCGCAACGCTGGTGCCTGATGCAGAGCGCTGATCTCGCGCAGGCCGGCTGGGTCGCGCAGCGGTTCCTGACGGAGGACGGCGGCGAGGCGGTTCAGCGGGGCGCCGATGCCGGCAGCACCGTTGCCGCGCCCGAGGCCACGGGCGATGCGCTGATCGACGGGGCGCAATCGCTGGTGCAGCGGCTTTACACCGCTTTTGCCGCCGCGCAGGGCCAGGCCGACAATCCCTTTGCCCCGGCCAATGCGGCGAATTACTTCTTTGCGGATCTGGTCCCGGCCCTGTCCGGTCACGGCGCCGACCTGCTGTATGACGCGCAGGATTTTCAGGGCTCGGTGACGCGCATCATTCCCGACCCCGAACAGCCCATGTTCCGCGGCATGATCTCCGTCCAGGCGGAGTTCACCAATTTCGGTCTCCGCAAGCGGGCCGTGTTCCGCCTGCGCGCCGATACCGACCAGCCCGGCGCGCCGTTGCGCATCCTTGCGGTCGAGCATGACGAGTGGAGCTTTCCGCCCTGA